A single region of the Deltaproteobacteria bacterium RIFCSPHIGHO2_02_FULL_44_16 genome encodes:
- a CDS encoding DNA repair protein RecO, translating to MFQTDQAIILRRIPYGEADQIVTFFSRDAGRLSGIARSSKRSLLRFGAALEPGSVLNLHYRKRPNASLVNLESADILISTLSITKSLPRICALSEALELSLAFLQEHQPEAQKFDVLQEFIESLIASEPTEDRSLLFLYQWLSLSGYSPMIDRCFTCHRSLDHELTWHFTTETAGLLCLPCSSMSQEKIPLSAEGQQVLRELVKGSGEVTKGAKEVHLYFTRYVEHLLGKRLKTYAFLESSERTVSSR from the coding sequence ATGTTCCAAACCGATCAGGCGATTATCCTCAGGCGCATTCCGTATGGTGAAGCGGATCAGATCGTGACTTTTTTTTCGCGCGATGCGGGTCGTCTTTCTGGGATTGCACGATCGTCCAAACGATCGCTCCTTCGCTTTGGAGCTGCGCTTGAACCTGGCTCTGTATTGAATCTCCATTATCGCAAGCGGCCGAATGCTTCACTGGTAAATCTTGAATCAGCAGATATTCTCATTTCAACGCTTAGCATTACGAAATCGCTTCCCCGCATTTGTGCTCTTTCCGAAGCGCTTGAATTATCTCTCGCGTTTTTGCAAGAGCATCAACCAGAAGCGCAAAAATTTGACGTCCTCCAAGAATTTATTGAATCGCTTATTGCTTCTGAACCGACCGAGGATCGTTCGCTGCTCTTTCTCTATCAATGGCTTTCGCTTTCTGGTTATAGTCCGATGATCGATCGTTGTTTTACGTGTCATCGTTCTCTTGATCATGAACTGACCTGGCATTTTACCACCGAGACAGCAGGACTTCTCTGTTTGCCCTGCTCTTCAATGTCGCAAGAGAAAATTCCGTTATCTGCGGAGGGTCAACAGGTGCTGCGAGAACTTGTGAAAGGGAGCGGTGAAGTGACCAAAGGAGCGAAAGAAGTGCACCTTTACTTTACGCGCTATGTTGAGCATCTTTTGGGGAAACGGTTAAAAACATATGCATTTCTTGAGTCTTCTGAAAGAACTGTTTCATCGAGATGA